The DNA window TCGTGCTCGACGAGGACGGCTGCATCGAGGATTTGAACCCCGCCGCCGAGCGGCTGCTCGGCATGAGCGAAGGGGAGGCGCGCGGGCTGCCGATCACGCGGCTTCTGGCGATTCCCGCAAGGGACCGCACTGTTCGCGCGCTTCTGCACCGGCTGGCCAAGCCAGAGCGCGAGGCGCGGCGGGAGGTTCAGCAATTCATGGGCCGGCGGGCGGACGGATCGACCTTCGACGCCGATGTCGCGATCAGCCCCGTGCAGCTCGCCGACGGGCTGAAGTTCCTGCTGGCGGTCCGCGACGCGACCGAGCGGCGGCGGACGGAGCGGATGAAGACGGAATTCGTCTCAACCGTCAGTCACGAGCTTCGAACGCCGCTCACCTCGATCGCGGGCTCGCTGGGGCTGATCGCCGGCGGCGCGGTCGGCGCGATCGATCCGCGCGCAGCGAAGCTCATCGGCATCGCTCACACGAACAGCCAGCGGCTGGTGCGGCTGATCAACGACATCCTCGACATAGAGAAGATCGAGTCCGGCAAGATGGTGTTCGAGCAGCGCCCGCTGAACCTTCGGGAGCTGGTACAGAACTCCATTCAGTCGAACCTCGGCTTCGCACTGGGCGCGGGCGTCGAAGTCGCGCTTGAGCACGGCGGCGCAGACGCGATCGTCACCGCCGACCACGACCGCCTGGTCCAGGTGTTCACAAACCTTCTGTCGAACGCGATCAAGTTTTCGCCTGCCGGAGCAGCGGTGCGGGTGCGGATCACGCCGGGAACCGCAATGCACCGGGTCACGGTCAGCGACTGCGGACCGGGAATTCCCGAGGAGTTTCACGAGCGGATCTTCACCAAGTTCGCGCAGGCGGACAGCAGCGACACGCGCAGCAAGGGCGGGACGGGCCTGGGCCTTGCCATCGTCAAGGAGATCGTCGACCGGAGCGGCGGGGCGATCGCATTTCAGACGTCGGCAAAGGGCACGTCCTTCCACGTCGACCTGCCGGCTGCGCGCGATGACCGCAGCCGCGCCCGCTGCGTGCTCCTTCTCCAGGTCGACGAGCGGCTGAGTGCAGCGATCGCCGCATCGCTGGAGAAGCAGGGCATCGAGGTCGCGGTCGTGCGCGGCATCGACGAATTGTCGGAAGCGTCCGCGGCGCGAAGTTACGGGGCAATCCTGTTGGGGCTCCAGCTGGGTGGCGACGATGCGGCGCGGCTGGTGCGGCTAATCCGCACGCACCCGAACCTGGCCGGTGTGCCGATCCTCGCGTCGGCTGCCGGGGACGAGGAAGGCCAGGTTTCCCAAGCGCTGGCGGTGGTCGACTGGCTGAACAAGGCGCCCTCGGCCGCGGAGATCCGCCGAGGAGCGGAGCTTGTCACCGGCGCTGACGGAGAGGCTCGCGAACTGCATGTCCTGCACGTTGAAGACGACGACGACGTCATCCGTGTCGTCGAGGCGGCCTTTGGCGACCGGGCACGGATCACGGCGGCGCGCGATGCGGTCGAGGCGCGCACGGCCTTGGCAAGCGAAGCTGCCGACCTCGTCATCCTCGACCTTGCCTTGCCGGGCGAGAGCGGGCTCGAGCTGCTCCCCGACCTGCGGCGACCTGACGGCAGTCCGATACCGGTCGTCATCTATACCGCCAGTGATGAGGACCCGGAGACCGCGGCGCGGGTCGCGGCGATGCTGACCAAGTCCAAGGTCGAACTCGAAGATCTGGTCGGCACCGTGCTGCGGGTCGTCAAAGAAGAAAGACAAGCCTGAAGTGACCCAGCGAATCCTCTATGTCGACGATGAGCCGGACATCCGCGCGGTCGCGGAGATCGCGCTGCAGATCGACCCTGAGCTGGACGTGCGGACGTGCGGCAGCGGCCCGGAAGGCATCAGCACCGCGCTCGAATGGCAGCCGCACCTCATCATGCTGGACGTGATGATGCCGGGGATGGACGGGCCCGCTGTACTGCGCGCGCTTGGCGCGAACGATCGCACGAGCAGGATCCCGGTTGTGTTCATCACTGCGCGCACCCAGGCGGCCGACAAGAGCCGATTGATGGAAATGGGTGCGATCGGCGTCATCGCCAAGCCCTTCGACCCGATGGAGCTTGCGGCCACGGTGCGGGCCTACCTTCGCGAGGGAGCAAGTGACTGAGTTCGAAGAGCGGATGGCGGCTCTTCGGCAGCAATTCGTGGTTCGCTGCGCCGACAGGATAGAAGTGCTGCAGGACGCCCTGAGCCGGGACGACCGCGCGACCATCGCGTCGACCGCCCATGCGCTTGCGGGCACCGCCGGCATCTTCAGCTTCTCGGAACTCAGCCGCTCGGCCCGGCTGCTCGAGGAAGCAGCCGAGTCGCCCACAAGCGATTGCGAAGCGCTGAAAGCCTTGGCAGGCGACCTTGTGGAGCAACTCAAGACAATCGCAGGGGTTAAGGACTGAGTGCCACGATTATTGATTGCCGAAGACGACCCGCTGACGCTTGAGGGCATCAAGCTCCTGCTCGGCTCTTCCAACCACGAAGTGGTCGCGACCGTGTCCGACGGCGAAGCGGTGTTCGACGCGCTCGCAGCGAAGCGGCCCGACATGCTCCTGCTCGATTTCGACATGCCCAAGCGCAGCGGGCTCGACATCTTGCGGACGCTGCGCGAGCGCGGCGACAAGCGCCCCGTGGTGCTTCTGACCGGCAGCATCTCCGACAAGAGGGTCTATGAGGCGCTCCAGCTCGGCCTCAACGGACTGGTGATCAAGGCGGCGGCGCCGCAGCATCTCCTGACCTGCCTTGACGCCGTCGCCCAAGGACGGCGCTGGATCGAGCACGAGGTCCTTCAGCGCGCGATGGAGATCAGCCTCAATCCGGAAGGGGCAGCGTCCGACCCGCTCAAGCCGCTCAGCCCACGCGAGCGCGCGATCACCAGCCTGCTGCTCCAGGGCATGCGCAACAAGGAGATCGCGGGCGAGCTCGGCATCGGAGAAGGGACCGTGAAGGTCCACCTCCACAAGATCTTCGACAAGCTCGGCGTAAGCAGCCGGATGGAGCTGGCGCTGCTCGCGTACAAGGACGTCGCCTAGGACGTCCTGAGGCGGCTATATCGTCGGATATAGTCACCGCCTAACCAACGTACATGTCGATTTCGATAGTCGATGAATGTGGCTGCGCGCGGCAGCCTGCCAAATCCTGTTCCACCAGATCACACGAAGGAACGGAGTTTGGAAATGAAGAAGATCGCTCTTGCACTTATTGCCGCAGCAACGGCGCTCTCGGCCGTCCCGGCCGCCGCGCAGACCGCCACCGGCACCGTCAATGTCACCGGCACCGTTGCCGGCCGCTGCTCGATCATTGAAGCTGGCGTCGACAAGCAGACGTTCACCGGCAGCATCGACCTCGGCCGTCTCGACGCGGCGAACGGCACGCTTCGCAGCGACCTTGGTGGCGCTACGGCTGCCGACGGCAAGACGGTCGCCGCCCGCGTCGTCTGCACCAGCGCCAACCCGACGATCGGCGTCAGCGCCACCCGTCTGAACACCGGCGGCGCAATCGACCCGGGCGCCGGCTACTCGAACGACATCGACTATACCGCGTCGCTCAAGGTGAAGACCGCTGCCGCCACCACGCCGACCGAGGTCCAGTACAAGACCGACGTCAACACGACGATGGTGAAGCAGAAGCTGGCCGGCCGGATCGCCGGTGGCACCGACAATAACGTCGAGGTCAGCATCTCGGCGCTCAAGGCCGAGAACGGCGCCGCGAGCATCCTCAACGAGGGCACGTACCGCAGCGTCGTCAGCGTCTCGATCGAACCGACCATCTAACCAGCGGGTGGGGGGCAAGACCGGAGGGGCAACCCTCCGGTCCATTCCCCGCATCGTCTTCGTCCCAACCATTTCAGACTGGAACCGTGAAGCACCTCCTCTTCTTGCTCGTCACGCTGCTGACCGCCGGCACTGCCCATGCGCAGACTGCCCAAACGTCATATGCAGGCGGGCAGCCGGTCGAGCTCACGATCCCCGTCACTGCATCCGTCGGCGGCCGCTGCGGCTTCGCCGAGGGCGCTGCCCCGACCGGCACCTACACGCAGGCCGATTTCGACCGCCAAGGCCTTGCGGGCCAGTTCGACTTCTCCCTGAACTGCACCGGGCCGTCCCGGGTGGCGATCACCTCCGCCAACGGCGGGCTCCTCACCAACGCCTCGGTCCCGACCGGCTATGCCAACAAGGCCGATTATAGCGTCACGCTGAACCTGGTCGCGAACGACGGGTCGAGCGCCCAGGCGACCTGCTCTGCTTCAACCCTGGTCAGCGGCTCGGCCTGCGCCTTCGCTGGCGCGGCGACGACCAGCCAGGGCCTTCGCCTCGGCAGCGCCGCAGTGAACCAGGCGGGCTCGTACATCCGGGTCAGCGCTCCGGCTCGCAGCGGGTCGACCGTGCTGGTCGAAGGGACCTACACGGACGCGCTGACCGTGACCGTCAGCCCGGCACTTTGACGAGCAAAGGTTCGTTGGTGCAAACCTACGTCAGCATTCGGAGTTGCGTTGTGATTGCTAAGATCAAATCCTTTTTCGCCATCCTCCTCGCCGCATCGCTGATGCTGGCGCCGACACCCGCCACCGCGATGACCGTGCAACCGGTCGTGCTGAACCTGACCACCGGCGGGCGCGGGATGACGCAGACGATTACCGTGACGAATACGTTCAGCTACCCGCTGTCCGTCGAGCTTCGGATCGAGGAGCTTAGCGTCGACGCGAACGGCGTCCGCGGCACCGGCAAGACATCGGGCGACCTCCTCGTCTTCCCTCCGCAGGCGACGATCCAGCCGGGCCAGACCCAGTCGTTCCGCGTGCAATATGTCGGCGGTGGGAACCTGACCCGCAGCAAGCATTATTATGTCACCGTCGCGCAGCTTCCCGTGCAGCTGCAGCAGGGCCAGTCGGCCGTGCAGGTCTTGTACAATTTCCAGGTGCTGGTCAGCGTCGCCCCTGACGGCGTGAAGCCCGCGATCAAGGTGAACAGCGCCGAAGTCCAGCGCACCGCCGACGGCAAGTTCGTGCCCGTCGTAACCTTCAGCAATCCTTCGGCGGCGCACGGCTATCTCGCGAACGGCAGGCTCCGCCTCGTCCAGCGCGATGCGTCGGGCCGCGAAGTCTACAAGCACAATTACAGCGCGCCGGAGGTCCAGCAGGCGATCGGCTACGGCCTCGTTGGCGCCGGCCAGGAACGCCGCGTGACGCTGCCGCTGGAGCTGCCGGGCAGCGGCCCAATCGAAGTGCAGTACACGCCGGACAATTGATGCGCTCGACGGCCCGCCTTTTCCTGCTGTGCGGCTGCGCAGCGCTGGCCCCGCTCGCGCCCGCGCATGCGCAGCCGAAAGCGCGCGCCGGGCAGCTGGTCATCGCCGGGGACGGCAGCGACGCCAACCCGACCGCGCGGACCGTCACCCTGACCGTGCCGCTGCGCGACCAGGGGCGGAACGTCGGCGACCTCATCATCGACATCGATCCCGACGACAGCATCCGCGTTCCGTCAGGCCGCCTGCTCGACCTGCTCTCCAATGTGCTCGACGAAAAGGCGCTTGCCGGGCTCCGCAAGGCCGGAAACCTGACCACCTCCGAACTCGCCAAGGCGGGCGTGGCGCTGAAGTACAATGCGCAGGAACTTGCGGTCGACCTCCAAGTGGCCGCCGACCGCCGCGCGTCCCGCAGCGTCGACGTGAGCAACTTCGACGAGCAGATGGTCGGCGAGGCGCTGAAGCCGGCGAAGTTCAGCGGCTTTCTGAACCTCCGCAGCAACCTCGACTATCTGCATGGCGACGGCGGCTTACAGAAGCCGGTCACCTTCTTGGACGGCGCCGTCCGCCTGCTCGGCGTAGTCGCCGAAGGCGAGGCCTTGTGGCAGCCCGGCGAAAGCGGCCGCACCTTCTACCGAGCGGGATCGCGGCTGGTGCACGACGACCGATCTCGGCTGATGCGCTGGACAGCCGGCGACCTGCAGCCGGTCGGCCGCGGTTTCCAGTCGGTCCCGCAGCTTGCCGGCCTGTCGGTCTACCGGTCCTACAACGTGCTCCAGCCGCAGCGGATCTCGCGTCCGCGCGGCGACCGCAGCTTCGTCCTGACCCGCCCCTCGACGGTCGAGGTGCAGGTCAACGGGCAGCTCATCCGCCGGCTCCAGCTCGAACCCGGCAGCTATGACCTGCGCGACTTTCCGTTCACGCAGGGCGCGAACGACGTCCGCCTCGTGGTGCTCGACGA is part of the Sphingomicrobium sp. genome and encodes:
- a CDS encoding CHASE3 domain-containing protein, producing the protein MTQLLFSRAGRFALGAASFALILFLVLIQVDQFRDDRQLRDRVEESHAAQAQLYQLLSVHQDIETGQRGYVLTGNRDFLQPYDDGRARTATTFEALKRMAPASPQIARELPGLAELTREKLAFSRQVVQLRMNGRGAEAVALISAGEGKRVMDRIRDRVRRLVSSERQQLASLSAEAAASRQRVQLISGAIQLLLLALLASAYVAYLANVRRLTEATAEAADQSARQAAIFDDALDAMLVLDEDGCIEDLNPAAERLLGMSEGEARGLPITRLLAIPARDRTVRALLHRLAKPEREARREVQQFMGRRADGSTFDADVAISPVQLADGLKFLLAVRDATERRRTERMKTEFVSTVSHELRTPLTSIAGSLGLIAGGAVGAIDPRAAKLIGIAHTNSQRLVRLINDILDIEKIESGKMVFEQRPLNLRELVQNSIQSNLGFALGAGVEVALEHGGADAIVTADHDRLVQVFTNLLSNAIKFSPAGAAVRVRITPGTAMHRVTVSDCGPGIPEEFHERIFTKFAQADSSDTRSKGGTGLGLAIVKEIVDRSGGAIAFQTSAKGTSFHVDLPAARDDRSRARCVLLLQVDERLSAAIAASLEKQGIEVAVVRGIDELSEASAARSYGAILLGLQLGGDDAARLVRLIRTHPNLAGVPILASAAGDEEGQVSQALAVVDWLNKAPSAAEIRRGAELVTGADGEARELHVLHVEDDDDVIRVVEAAFGDRARITAARDAVEARTALASEAADLVILDLALPGESGLELLPDLRRPDGSPIPVVIYTASDEDPETAARVAAMLTKSKVELEDLVGTVLRVVKEERQA
- a CDS encoding response regulator, which produces MTQRILYVDDEPDIRAVAEIALQIDPELDVRTCGSGPEGISTALEWQPHLIMLDVMMPGMDGPAVLRALGANDRTSRIPVVFITARTQAADKSRLMEMGAIGVIAKPFDPMELAATVRAYLREGASD
- a CDS encoding Hpt domain-containing protein, with protein sequence MTEFEERMAALRQQFVVRCADRIEVLQDALSRDDRATIASTAHALAGTAGIFSFSELSRSARLLEEAAESPTSDCEALKALAGDLVEQLKTIAGVKD
- a CDS encoding response regulator transcription factor — its product is MPRLLIAEDDPLTLEGIKLLLGSSNHEVVATVSDGEAVFDALAAKRPDMLLLDFDMPKRSGLDILRTLRERGDKRPVVLLTGSISDKRVYEALQLGLNGLVIKAAAPQHLLTCLDAVAQGRRWIEHEVLQRAMEISLNPEGAASDPLKPLSPRERAITSLLLQGMRNKEIAGELGIGEGTVKVHLHKIFDKLGVSSRMELALLAYKDVA
- a CDS encoding fimbria/pilus periplasmic chaperone; protein product: MIAKIKSFFAILLAASLMLAPTPATAMTVQPVVLNLTTGGRGMTQTITVTNTFSYPLSVELRIEELSVDANGVRGTGKTSGDLLVFPPQATIQPGQTQSFRVQYVGGGNLTRSKHYYVTVAQLPVQLQQGQSAVQVLYNFQVLVSVAPDGVKPAIKVNSAEVQRTADGKFVPVVTFSNPSAAHGYLANGRLRLVQRDASGREVYKHNYSAPEVQQAIGYGLVGAGQERRVTLPLELPGSGPIEVQYTPDN